In Chelonia mydas isolate rCheMyd1 chromosome 10, rCheMyd1.pri.v2, whole genome shotgun sequence, a single window of DNA contains:
- the INTS1 gene encoding integrator complex subunit 1 isoform X1 encodes MNRPKPATVRRPSAVPKPSAHPPPGDFIALGSKGQANDSKAAVTLLKPAPAGLPSERKREGSAALSSASSLTGLTKRPKLCSTPPLSALGRLAEAAVAEKRAISPSIKEPSVIPIEVVPTVLVDEIEAAEAEGNDDRIEGVLCGAAKQLKMNRAKPDPTLYLSLMYLAKIKPNIFATEGVIEALCSLLRRDASINFKAKGNSLVSVLACNLLMAAYEEDENWPEIFVKVYIEDSLGERIWVDSPHCKTFVDNIQTAFSTKMPPKSMLLHGEVGRSGGDLSAGSSPHPAMAEEEDSQSELLIAEEKMSPEQEGQLMPRYEDLAESVEEYVLDMLRDQLNRRQPMDNVSRNLLRLLTATCGYKEVRLMAVQRLEMWLQNPKLTRPAQDLLMSVCMNCNTHGSEDMEVISNLIKIRLKPKVLLNHYMLCVRELLNAHRDNLGTMVKFVIFNELSNARNPNNMQILYTVLQHSSELAPKFLAMVFQDLLTNKDDYLRASRALLREIIKQTKHEINFQAFCLGLMQERKEAQYTDMEFKERFVIHITDLLAVSMMLGITAQVKEAGIAWDKGEKKNLEVLRSFQNQIAAIQRDAVWWLHTVVPSISKLAPKDYVHCLHKVLFTEQPETYYKWDNWPPESDRNFFLRLCSEVPILEDTLMRILVIGLSRSPLGPADAMELADHLVKRAAAVQADDVEVLRVERIQLIDAVLNLCTYHHPENIQLPPGYQPPNLAISTLYWKAWPLLLVVAAFNPENIGLAAWEEYPTLKMLMEMVMTNNYSYPPCTLTDEETRTEMINRELQISQREKQEILAFEGHLAAASTKQTITESSSLLLSQLTSLDPQGPPRRPPPHVLEQVKSLNQSLRLGHLLCRSRHPDFLLNIIQRQASSQSMPWLADLVQSSEGSLDVLPVQCLCEFLLHDAADESASGEEEEEGESKEQRAKKRQRQQKQRQLLGRLQDLLLGPRADEQTTCEVLDYFLRRLSSSQVASRVLAMKGLSLVLSEGGLRDREEKEHPMEEDSGDSELLQGYQWLLRDLPRLPLFDSVRATTSIALQQAIHMETDPQTISAYLVYLSQHAPIEDQGQHNDLSLDVARLIVERSTIMSHLFSKLSYCAESEAVLVALLSIFSCYVKRMRQSKEGEEVYSWSESQDQVFLRWSSGETATMHILVVHAMVILLTLGPPQAGEGDFCALLDIWFPEKKPLPTAFLVDTSEEALLLPDWLKLRMIRSEVPRLVDAALQDLEPQQLLLFVQSFGIPVSSMSKLLQYLDQAVSHDPQTLEQNIMDKNYMAHLVEVQHERGATGGQTFHSLLTTSLPTCRDGADTPKAKTSPETPQGQSRIRALTQIRVLGPEDDLAGMFLQLFPLNPDPRWQNSNPRPISLALQQALGQELARIRQGNTQVTGISVRLLQAVAALMNSPHSGALVMAMHRNHFISCPLLRQLCQYQRCVPQDTAFSSLFFKVLMQMLQWLENPAVEDGPLRAQLKSFAVQYSSRHRISDVRGGFLHLAEALAFRRDPDVISSTVRAIIATLKSGEKCNVEPELINKVLQGLIETQSPYMEELLTVLFSVTIETTARFPAMRPIAVVSSLLLQEKEETPVKKELDSSSAEAARLGPSSGLLNDWLEMLDPEVISSCPDLQQKLLFSWNTTKGYSGSQVPSFRPYLLALLTHQSSWTTLHQCIRILLCKNREQRFDPTASLDFLWACIHIPRIWQGRDQRTPQKRREEFVLQLKASELISLVELILAESETRSQNTEEASCTLIQSRLPLLLSCCHGDLESIKKVTEYLTGCIQQWGSSSVGKRCQDLLLQLYLQLPELLVPMPETLLTREGAADSSTCKLDALVHRFITLLAEASDSKSAESRVWDANMACRKLAVAHPILLLRHLPMIAALLHGRVHLNFQEFRQQNHLTFFIHVLGILELLQPQVFQSEHQGALWDCLLSFIRLLLNYRKSSRHLAAFITKFVQFIHKYITCNAQAAVSFLQKHSDPLHDLSSDNSDLVMLKSLLAGLSLPSKSGVLDRGSEEEKDDEAAAGSLPLVSVSLFTPLTPAEMAPYMKRLSRGQTVEDILEVLSDVDEMSRRRPEILSFFATNLQRLMSSSEESCRNLAFSLALRSIQNNPSIAADFLPTFMYCLGSRDFEVVQTALRNLPEYTLLCQEHAAVLLHRAFLVGMYGQIDTSSQISEALKVLHMEAMM; translated from the exons ATGAATCGCCCGAAGCCGGCCACGGTTCGCCGTCCCAGCGCGGTGCCCAAGCCCTCGG CTCATCCTCCACCAGGAGATTTTATCGCCTTGGGGTCGAAAGGCCAGGCCAATGACTCTAAAGCTGCTGTCACACTGCTTAAGCCAGCCCCAGCTGGATTGCCTTCTGAGCGTAAACGGGAGGGGTCCGCTGCTTTATCTAGTGCATCCAGCCTGACGGGATTGACCAAACGCCCCAAACTCTGCTCCACGCCTCCCCTGAGTGCCCTAGGACGTCTGGCAGAGGCTGCAGTGGCTGAGAAACGGGCCATTTCACCCTCAATAAAGGAACCGTCTGTGATTCCAATTGAAG TTGTCCCCACGGTGCTGGTGGATGAGATTGAAGCAGCTGAGGCAGAGGGCAATGATGACCGCATTGAGGGGGTGCTGTGTGGAGCTGCGAAGCAGCTGAAAATGAACAGAGCCAAGCCTGACCCTACGTTGTACTTGAGTCTGATGTATTTGGCAAAAATCAAACCCAATATATTTGCCACCGAGGGGGTTATTGAG GCACTGTGTAGCCTCCTCCGACGAGATGCCTCCATCAACTTCAAAGCCAAAGGGAACAGCCTGGTGTCCGTCTTGGCCTGTAACCTTCTTATGGCGGCTTACGAGGAGGACGAGAACTGGCCGGAGATCTTTGTCAAG GTTTACATTGAGGACTCGCTTGGAGAGCGCATCTGGGTGGACAGCCCTCACTGCAAGACGTTTGTGGATAACATCCAGACAGCCTTCAGTACAAAGATGCCCCCGAAGAGCATGCTGTTGCATGGGGAAGTTGGCCGCAGTGGAGGTGATCTTAGTGCAG GGAGTAGCCCCCACCCCGCCATGGCAGAGGAGGAAGATAGCCAGAGTGAGTTGCTGATTGCAGAGGAGAAGATGAGTCCAGAGCAGGAGGGACAGCTTATGCCCAG ATACGAAGACCTCGCGGAGAGTGTGGAAGAATATGTTTTGGACATGCTACGGGACCAGCTCAACCGGCGGCAGCCAATGGATAACGTCTCCAGGAACCTCCTTCGACTGCTGACGGCTACTTGTGGCTATAAAGAGGTCCGGCTGATGGCTGTTCAGAGGCTTGAGATGTGGTTGCAGAACCCAAAG CTGACCAGACCAGCCCAGGACTTGCTAATGTCAGTCTGTATGAACTGCAACACACATGGGTCTGAGGACATGGAAGTCATTTCCAACCTGATCAAAATCCGTCTCAAACCCAAAGTCCTTCTCAACCACTACATGTTGTGTGTCAG AGAGCTGCTGAATGCTCACAGGGACAACCTGGGTACCATGGTCAAGTTTGTGATTTTCAATGAACTTTCAAATGCAAGAAACCCCAACAACATGCAGATTCTCTACACAGTGCTACAGCACAGCTCCGAGCTAGCACCAAAG TTCCTGGCGATGGTGTTCCAGGATTTGCTGACTAATAAGGATGATTACCTGCGGGCCTCGCGGGCACTGCTGCGAGAGATCATCAAACAGACGAAACATGAGATCAACTTCCAGGCTTTCTGCTTGGGGCTCATGCAGGAGCGGAAGGAGGCCCAATATACAGACATGGAATTCAAG GAGCGGTTTGTCATCCACATAACTGACCTGCTGGCTGTCTCCATGATGCTCGGCATCACGGCTCAGGTGAAGGAGGCTGGGATTGCATGGgacaaaggagagaaaaaga ACTTGGAGGTGCTGCGTTCCTTCCAGAACCAGATTGCTGCCATCCAGCGAGATGCTGTCTGGTGGCTCCACACAGTGGTTCCATCTATCAGCAAACTGGCTCCGAAGGACTACGTGCACTG TCTTCACAAGGTGCTGTTCACAGAGCAGCCAGAGACCTACTACAAATGGGACAACTGGCCCCCTGAGAGTGACCGCAA cttcttccTGCGCCTCTGCTCTGAGGTGCCTATCCTTGAAGACACGCTCATGCGGATCCTTGTCATTGGTTTGTCACGGTCTCCCCTCGGCCCTGCTGATGCCATGGAGCTTGCTGACCACTTGGTGAAGCGGGCGGCAGCTGTGCAAGCAGACG ATGTAGAGGTCCTGAGGGTGGAGAGAATCCAGCTGATTGATGCAGTCTTAAATCTGTGTACTTACCATCATCCGGAGAACATCCAGCTGCCCCCAGG GTATCAGCCTCCAAATCTAGCCATCTCTACCCTCTACTGGAAGGCTTGGCCTCTCCTCCTGGTAGTGGCCGCGTTCAACCCTGAAAACATTG GGTTGGCTGCCTGGGAGGAGTATCCCACACTAAAGATGCTCATGGAAATGGTCATGACTAA TAATTACTCCTATCCCCCCTGCACTCTGACGGATGAGGAGACCCGCACAGAGATGATTAATCGTGAGCTCCAAATATCCCAGCGGGAAAAGCAGGAGATTCTTGCATTTGAGGGTCATCTGGCTGCTGCATCTACAAAGCAGACTATTACAGAGAGCAGCAGCCTCTTGCTGTCCCAGCTCACCAGTCTGGACCCCCA GGGCCCCCCACGCAGACCTCCGCCACATGTCCTGGAGCAGGTGAAAAGCCTAAATCAGTCCCTCCGCTTAGGACATCTCCTGTGCCGCAGCCGCcacccagactttctcctcaacATCATTCAGAGGCAG GCCTCGTCCCAATCAATGCCATGGCTAGCAGATCTGGTTCAGTCCAGTGAGGGCTCCTTGGATGTtcttccagtgcaatgtctttgTGAGTTCCTGCTGCATGATGCTGCTGATGAATCTGCCTCAggcgaggaagaggaggagggagaaagtaaAGAGCAGCGTGCCAAGAAACGTCAG AGACAGCAGAAGCAGAGGCAGCTGCTTGGGCGCCTGCAGGACTTGCTCCTGGGCCCCAGAGCTGATGAGCAGACCACATGTGAGGTGTTGGACTACTTCCTGCGGCGCCTCAGTTCCTCTCAGGTGGCCTCCCGAGTGCTGGCCATGAAG GGTCTGTCCTTGGTGCTATCGGAAGGGGGATTGCGTGATAGAGAGGAAAAAGAGCACCCTATGGAGGAAGATTCTGGTGACTCTGAGCTCCTGCAGGGATACCAGTGGCTGCTAAGAGACCTGCCGAGGCTGCCGTTGTTTGACAGTGTTAGGGCAACTACATCTATTGCCTTGCAACAG GCCATCCACATGGAGACCGATCCTCAGACCATCAGTGCTTATTTGGTGTACCTATCCCAGCACGCCCCCATAGAGGATCAGGGGCAGCACAATGACCTCTCTCTG GATGTGGCCAGGCTCATAGTGGAACGCTCCACCATCATGTCTCATCTCTTCTCGAAACTCTCGTACTGTGCTGAGTCAGAGGCAGTGCTGGTTGCTCTGCTCTCCATCTTCTCATGCTACGTTAAGCGCATGCGCCAGagcaaggaaggggaggaggtgtACAGCTGG TCTGAGTCCCAGGATCAGGTGTTCCTTCGCTGGAGTAGTGGGGAAACAGCCACTATGCACATTCTTGTGGTCCATGCGATGGTCATTCTGTTGACGCTGGGACCACCTCAAG CAGGGGAAGGTGACTTTTGCGCCTTGCTGGACATTTGGTTCCCAGAGAAGaagcccctccccactgcctttcTTGTTGACACTTCAGAGGAGGCCCTGCTGCTTCCTGACTGGCTGAAGCTGCGCATGATCCGCTCCGAGGTCCCTCGCCTAGTGGATGCAG CACTGCAGGATCTGGAACCGCAGCAACTGCTTCTCTTTGTTCAGTCCTTTGGGATCCCAGTCTCCAGTATGAGTAAACTCCTGCAGTACCTGGATCAGGCAGTGTCTCACGACCCACAGACGCTGGAGCAGAACATCATGGACAAGA ATTACATGGCTCATCTTGTGGAGGTTCAGCATGAGAGAGGAGCTACGGGGGGGCAGACCTTCCACTCTCTGCTCACCACTTCCCTGCCAACATGCCGAG ACGGTGCTGACACTCCAAAGGCCAAAACTAGTCCTGAGACCCCCCAAGGACAGAGTAGGATCCGGGCGTTGACTCAGATCCGGGTCCTGGGTCCTGAGGATGACCTGGCGGGCATGTTTCTTCAG CTGTTCCCACTGAACCCGGATCCCCGGTGGCAGAATTCGAACCCGCGCCCCATCTCCCTGGCGTTACAGCAGGCACTGGGTCAGGAATTGGCTCGCATCCGCCAAGGGAACACACAGGTGACAGGGATTTCAGTGCGTCTTCTCCAGGCAGTGGCAGCATTGATGAACTCTCCACATAGCGGGGCTCTGGTGATGGCCATGCACCGAAACCACTTTATCTCCTGCCCACTGCTGCGTCAGCTGTGCCAGTACCAG CGCTGCGTACCCCAAGACACCGCCTTCTCCTCGCTCTTCTTTAAAGTCCTCATGCAGATGCTGCAATGGCTGGAGAATCCTGCTGTGGAAGATGGTCCTCTGCGTGCTCAGCTCAAGTCCTTTGCTGTGCAGTACTCTTCAAGGCATAGGATCAGTGATG TTCGAGGTGGGTTCCTGCACCTGGCAGAAGCACTGGCATTCCGTCGTGATCCTGATGTGATCAGCTCCACTGTACGAGCCATCATTGCAACCCTGAAATCTGGAGAGAAGTGTAATGTGGAGCCAGAACTCATCAACAAAG TCCTTCAAGGTCTGATTGAAACACAGTCTCCTTACATGGAGGAGCTTCTGACTGTCCTCTTCTCGGTTACCATTGAGACTACAGCCAGGTTCCCTGCCATGAGACCAATTGCTGTGGtgagctccctgctgctccaggagAAAGAGGAGACACCTGTGAAGAAGGAGTTGGATAGCAGCAG TGCTGAAGCTGCTCGTCTAGGGCCCTCCTCGGGCCTTCTCAATGACTGGCTGGAGATGCTGGACCCTGAAGTAATCAGCAGCTGCCCAGACCTCCAGCAAAAGTTGCTGTTCTCCTGGAACACG ACTAAAGGTTATTCTGGGTCTCAGGTGCCCTCTTTTCGCCCATATCTGTTGGCTCTCCTAACTCACCAGTCCAGCTGGACAACATTGCACCAGTGCATCAGGATTCTGCTTTGCAAAAACCGGGAGCAAAG GTTTGACCCGACTGCATCCTTAGATTTCTTGTGGGCCTGTATTCACATCCCTCGGATCTGGCAGGGAAGGGACCAGAGAACTCCTCAG AAACGTCGAGAGGAGTTCGTGCTCCAATTAAAGGCATCAGAGTTGATCAGTTTGGTTGAGCTGATCTTGGCCGAGTCCGAAACCAGAAGCCAGAATACAGAGGAAGCCTCCTGCACGCTCATCCAATCACGGCTACCCCTGTTGCTCAGCTGTTGTCATGGAGACCTAGAGAGTATTAAAAAAGTAACAGAGTATCTGACCGGCTGTATCCAGCAGTGGGGCAGCAG CTCAGTGGGAAAACGCTGCCAGGACCTTCTCCTGCAGCTCTACCTGCAGCTGCCGGAGCTCCTTGTGCCCATGCCTGAGACACTGCTGAccagggaaggggctgcagaCAGCAGTACCTGCAAA CTTGATGCCCTGGTTCACAGATTCATCACCCTCCTCGCAGAAGCCAGCGATTCCAAGTCAGCTGAGAGCCGTGTGTGGGATGCCAACATGGCATGCAGGAAGCTAGCTGTGGCTCACCCCATCCTTCTGCTTAG ACACTTGCCAATGATCGCAGCTCTGCTTCATGGGCGAGTACATCTCAATTTCCAGGAGTTTCGGCAACAGAACCACCTGACTTTCTTCATCCATGTCCTGGGGATCCTGGAGCTGCTTCAGCCACAGGTGTTCCAGAGTGAGCACCAGGGGGCGCTATGGGACTGTCTTCTCTCCTTCATTCGCCTGCTGCTG aATTACAGGAAGTCCTCACGTCATCTGGCTGCCTTCATCACCAAATTCGTCCAGTTCATTCACAAGTATATCACGTGCAATGCCCAGGCTGCTGTGTCTTTTCTGCAGAAACATTCTGACCCGCTCCA